In the Streptomyces sp. NBC_00525 genome, one interval contains:
- a CDS encoding bifunctional metallophosphatase/5'-nucleotidase — MSATPQKNRASRRVLAAAAGLVTVGALVAAMPAGAQERGHGHGHGHGHGHGHHTPARTVDVQLLSFNDLHGNLEPPAGSAGTVNRTQPDGTVKQVPAGGVEYLATSLREARKGHPYSITAAGGDMVGASPLLSGLFHDEPTIEALNKLDLDVTSVGNHEFDEGAGELARLQNGGCHPVEGCYEEGRTFRGADFPYLAANVTDEKSGKPILKPYTVWKKNGVRIGFIGVTLEGTPNIVTANGVKGLKFHDEVETINKYAKELDRQGVKSIVALIHEGGAPASSAYDYDCDSPGAGDGISGPITDIAKGITPKVDALVTGHTHQAYVCTIPDPAGNPRLVTSAASFGKLYTDTTLTYDRRTKDIVRTAVKGSGKHGSKHHGPQPSNPVAANHIVSRDQQPARDMTDLIARWNALAAPVSNRPQGYISADINGRGSTALEKPLGDLIADAQLEGLAPADKGGAVVALMNPGGIRSDLVYKASGGEGDGVVTYGEAFTVQPFTNMMNVVDLTGAQLVTALQQQVSGSNEASPKILQVSKGLTYTLDMTKSGADRVVTETIRLNGEAIDPGKTYRVAMNEFLAGGGDGFAALGQGTDKLVGASDLDLFNAYLAAHSSASAPLTPPAADRITVVK, encoded by the coding sequence AGAAGAACCGCGCGTCCCGGCGGGTGCTCGCCGCCGCGGCCGGTCTCGTCACCGTGGGCGCGCTGGTCGCCGCCATGCCGGCCGGCGCCCAGGAGCGCGGGCACGGCCACGGGCACGGGCATGGCCATGGCCACGGGCACCACACGCCGGCCCGGACCGTCGACGTACAGCTGCTGTCCTTCAACGACCTGCACGGCAACCTGGAGCCGCCGGCCGGTTCGGCCGGAACGGTCAACCGGACGCAGCCCGACGGCACCGTGAAGCAGGTCCCGGCGGGTGGCGTGGAGTACCTCGCCACCTCGCTGCGCGAGGCCCGCAAGGGCCACCCGTACTCGATCACCGCCGCCGGCGGCGACATGGTCGGGGCGAGCCCGCTGCTGTCGGGCCTCTTCCACGACGAGCCGACCATCGAGGCGCTGAACAAGCTCGACCTCGACGTGACGAGCGTCGGCAACCACGAGTTCGACGAGGGCGCCGGCGAGCTGGCCCGCCTCCAGAACGGCGGCTGCCACCCGGTCGAGGGGTGCTACGAGGAGGGCAGGACCTTCCGGGGCGCCGACTTCCCGTACCTCGCCGCGAATGTGACGGACGAGAAGTCCGGCAAGCCGATCCTCAAGCCGTACACGGTGTGGAAGAAGAACGGCGTCCGGATCGGCTTCATCGGGGTGACCCTGGAGGGCACGCCGAACATCGTCACGGCCAACGGCGTCAAGGGGCTGAAGTTCCACGACGAGGTCGAGACGATCAACAAGTACGCCAAGGAGCTGGACCGCCAGGGCGTGAAGTCGATCGTCGCCCTGATCCACGAGGGCGGCGCGCCCGCCTCCTCCGCGTACGACTACGACTGCGACAGCCCGGGCGCCGGTGACGGCATCTCCGGGCCGATCACGGACATCGCCAAGGGCATCACGCCCAAGGTGGACGCCCTGGTCACGGGCCACACCCACCAGGCGTACGTCTGCACGATCCCGGACCCGGCCGGCAACCCGCGCCTGGTCACCTCGGCCGCCTCGTTCGGCAAGCTGTACACGGACACCACGCTCACGTACGACCGGCGCACCAAGGACATCGTGCGCACGGCCGTGAAGGGCAGCGGCAAGCACGGCTCCAAGCACCACGGCCCGCAGCCGTCGAACCCGGTCGCGGCCAACCACATCGTCAGCCGCGACCAGCAGCCCGCCCGCGACATGACGGACCTGATCGCCCGCTGGAACGCCCTCGCGGCCCCGGTCTCCAACCGTCCGCAGGGCTACATCTCCGCCGACATCAACGGCCGCGGCTCCACCGCCCTGGAGAAGCCGCTCGGCGACCTCATCGCGGACGCCCAGCTCGAAGGACTGGCCCCGGCCGACAAGGGCGGCGCGGTCGTCGCCCTCATGAACCCGGGCGGCATCCGCTCGGACCTGGTGTACAAGGCGTCCGGCGGCGAGGGCGACGGCGTCGTCACCTACGGCGAGGCGTTCACCGTGCAGCCCTTCACCAACATGATGAACGTCGTGGACCTGACCGGCGCCCAGCTGGTCACCGCCCTCCAGCAGCAGGTCAGCGGCTCGAACGAGGCCAGCCCGAAGATCCTCCAGGTCTCGAAGGGGCTCACCTACACGCTGGACATGACGAAGTCCGGCGCGGACCGCGTCGTCACCGAAACGATCCGCCTGAACGGTGAGGCGATCGACCCGGGCAAGACGTACCGCGTCGCGATGAACGAGTTCCTGGCGGGCGGCGGTGACGGCTTCGCGGCGCTCGGACAGGGCACCGACAAGCTCGTCGGCGCCTCCGACCTGGACCTGTTCAACGCCTACCTGGCCGCGCACTCCTCGGCCTCGGCCCCGCTGACCCCGCCGGCGGCGGACCGGATCACGGTCGTGAAGTAG
- a CDS encoding HAMP domain-containing sensor histidine kinase, which yields MTATRPGPLGRIRALPLRSRLALLVATAVAVAVAAVAVACWFVTREQLEEQQDATLRSTGVDERYLNQLYDYCQGTGQVQPRPYSGFTVQLITAQGGVCLAPDSSRLPVGTADLAVANRREPSAMHTVTDVKGVRMRVYTAPVKAPAGLAVSIARPLGEIDKPLSRLAWVLLLVGGIGVVGAGAAGLWVARSGLRPVDELTRAVEHVARTEDLTVRIPADGEDEIARLSRSFNSMTASLATSRDRQAQLIADAGHELRTPLTSLRTNVELLARSDETGRAIPPDDRRALMSSVKAQMTELAALIGDLQELARPDAAQPGPLQVVALHDVTRAALRRARLRGPELTITEDLAPWYVRAEPAALERAIVNVLDNAVKFSPARGTIDVVLHRGRLTVRDRGPGIPADELPYVFERFWRSPSARQLPGSGLGLSIVARTVRQAGGEISLRPADGGGTEAAISLPGAPQPPPGGVEM from the coding sequence ATGACGGCCACCCGGCCGGGCCCCCTGGGCCGCATCCGCGCGCTGCCGCTCCGTTCCCGCCTCGCCCTGCTGGTCGCCACGGCGGTCGCGGTCGCGGTCGCGGCGGTCGCGGTGGCGTGCTGGTTCGTGACGCGGGAGCAGCTGGAGGAGCAGCAGGACGCGACCCTGCGGAGCACCGGGGTCGACGAGCGCTATCTGAACCAGCTGTACGACTACTGCCAGGGCACCGGCCAGGTCCAGCCCCGCCCCTACTCCGGCTTCACCGTCCAGCTCATCACCGCGCAGGGCGGGGTCTGCCTCGCGCCCGACTCCTCGCGGCTCCCGGTGGGCACGGCCGACCTCGCGGTCGCGAACCGCCGGGAGCCCAGCGCGATGCACACCGTGACCGACGTCAAGGGCGTGCGGATGCGCGTCTACACCGCTCCCGTGAAGGCGCCCGCGGGCCTCGCCGTCTCCATCGCCCGGCCCCTCGGCGAGATCGACAAGCCGCTGTCCAGGCTCGCGTGGGTGCTGCTGCTCGTCGGCGGCATCGGCGTCGTCGGCGCCGGCGCGGCCGGGCTCTGGGTGGCCCGGTCCGGGCTGCGCCCGGTGGACGAACTCACCCGCGCCGTCGAACACGTCGCCCGCACCGAGGACCTGACCGTCCGCATCCCCGCCGACGGCGAGGACGAGATCGCCCGGCTGTCCCGGTCGTTCAACTCGATGACCGCCTCGCTGGCCACCTCCCGCGACCGGCAGGCGCAGCTCATCGCGGACGCCGGCCACGAGCTGCGCACCCCGCTCACCTCGCTGCGGACCAATGTGGAGCTGCTGGCCCGCAGCGACGAGACGGGCCGCGCCATCCCGCCGGACGACCGCAGGGCGCTGATGTCCTCGGTCAAGGCGCAGATGACGGAGCTGGCCGCGCTCATCGGCGACCTCCAGGAACTGGCCCGCCCGGACGCCGCCCAGCCGGGCCCGCTCCAGGTGGTGGCCCTGCACGACGTCACCCGCGCCGCGCTCCGGCGCGCCCGGCTGCGGGGCCCGGAGCTGACGATCACGGAGGACCTGGCCCCCTGGTACGTACGGGCCGAACCGGCCGCCCTGGAGCGGGCGATCGTCAACGTGCTGGACAACGCGGTGAAGTTCAGCCCGGCGCGCGGCACGATCGACGTGGTGCTGCACCGGGGCCGGCTCACGGTCCGCGACCGCGGCCCCGGCATCCCCGCCGACGAACTCCCGTACGTCTTCGAGCGCTTCTGGCGCTCCCCGTCCGCCCGCCAGCTGCCGGGGTCCGGGCTCGGCCTGTCGATCGTGGCCCGTACGGTCCGGCAGGCGGGCGGCGAGATCTCCCTCCGCCCGGCGGACGGCGGGGGCACGGAGGCCGCGATCAGCCTGCCGGGCGCACCGCAGCCGCCGCCGGGCGGAGTGGAGATGTGA
- a CDS encoding response regulator transcription factor — translation MSPADDDPQRILIVDDEPAVREALRRSLAFEGYGTEVAVDGLDALAAAESYDPDLIVLDIQMPRMDGLTAARRIRATGATTPILMLTARDTVGDRVTGLDAGADDYLVKPFELDELFARIRALLRRSSYATAAGGPVPDDNVLAFADLRMDLATREVTRGDRRVELTRTEFTLLEMFLAHPRQVLTREQILKAVWGFDFEPSSNSLDVYVMYLRRKTEAGGEPRLVHTVRGVGYALRSGGGDG, via the coding sequence ATGAGCCCCGCCGACGACGATCCGCAGCGCATCCTCATCGTCGACGACGAGCCCGCCGTACGCGAGGCACTGCGGCGCAGCCTCGCCTTCGAGGGCTACGGCACCGAGGTCGCCGTGGACGGACTCGACGCGCTGGCCGCGGCGGAGTCGTACGACCCCGACCTCATCGTCCTGGACATCCAGATGCCCCGCATGGACGGCCTGACCGCCGCCCGCCGCATCCGCGCCACCGGCGCCACCACACCCATCCTGATGCTCACCGCACGGGACACGGTCGGCGACCGCGTCACCGGGCTCGACGCGGGCGCCGACGACTACCTGGTCAAGCCGTTCGAGCTGGACGAGCTGTTCGCCCGCATCCGGGCCCTGCTGCGCCGCAGCTCGTACGCGACGGCCGCGGGCGGCCCCGTCCCCGACGACAACGTGCTCGCCTTCGCCGACCTGCGCATGGACCTCGCCACCCGCGAGGTCACGCGGGGCGACCGGCGCGTGGAGCTGACCCGGACCGAGTTCACCCTCCTGGAGATGTTCCTCGCGCACCCGCGCCAGGTCCTCACCCGCGAACAGATCCTCAAGGCCGTGTGGGGCTTCGACTTCGAGCCCAGCTCCAACTCCCTGGACGTGTACGTGATGTACCTCCGCCGCAAGACGGAGGCCGGCGGCGAACCGCGCCTCGTCCACACCGTGCGCGGTGTGGGGTACGCGCTCCGCTCCGGCGGGGGCGACGGATGA
- a CDS encoding S1C family serine protease, producing MTESQRPSGEYPMYPSYGNGEAAYPPPPSYQPVPPAAPAPRRRARRPVALLAAVAVAAAIVGGGTATVIGRLTDGGAPTAAGSGVVPGTTVSQTSKGTVAGVAAALSPAIVEIGATSTAGQSTGSGVIITPDGEIVTNNHVIAGASQIEVTLSTGKTYTADVVGTDADKDLALIKLRNASGLKTATLGDSSKVAVGDQVVAIGSPEGLTGTVTSGIVSALDRDVTVAKDGDSGQDQRQGGGRQWPFEFGGQQFNGSTGESTTTYKAIQTDASLNPGNSGGALINMNGEIIGINSAMYSASSASGSGGSAAGSVGLGFAIPVNTLKADLDTLRAGHGS from the coding sequence ATGACAGAGAGCCAGCGCCCGAGCGGCGAGTACCCGATGTACCCCTCGTACGGCAACGGCGAGGCGGCCTACCCCCCGCCGCCGTCGTACCAGCCGGTCCCGCCCGCCGCGCCCGCCCCCCGGCGCCGGGCCCGCAGGCCCGTCGCGCTCCTCGCGGCGGTGGCCGTCGCGGCGGCGATCGTCGGCGGCGGCACCGCCACCGTGATCGGCCGGCTCACCGACGGCGGCGCCCCGACCGCCGCCGGGTCCGGCGTCGTACCGGGCACCACCGTCTCGCAGACCAGCAAGGGCACCGTGGCCGGTGTGGCGGCGGCCCTCTCCCCGGCCATCGTGGAGATCGGCGCCACCTCGACGGCCGGCCAGTCCACCGGATCGGGCGTGATCATCACACCGGACGGCGAGATCGTCACCAACAACCACGTCATCGCGGGCGCCTCGCAGATCGAGGTCACCCTCAGCACCGGGAAGACGTACACCGCGGACGTCGTCGGCACCGACGCCGACAAGGACCTCGCCCTGATCAAGCTCCGGAACGCGAGCGGGCTGAAGACCGCCACCCTCGGCGACTCCTCGAAGGTCGCGGTCGGCGACCAGGTCGTCGCCATCGGCTCCCCCGAGGGCCTGACCGGCACCGTCACCAGCGGCATCGTCTCCGCGCTCGACCGCGACGTCACGGTCGCCAAGGACGGCGACAGCGGCCAGGACCAGCGGCAGGGCGGCGGCCGGCAGTGGCCGTTCGAGTTCGGCGGACAGCAGTTCAACGGCAGCACCGGCGAGTCCACCACCACGTACAAGGCCATCCAGACCGACGCCTCGCTCAACCCCGGCAACTCCGGCGGCGCGCTCATCAATATGAACGGCGAGATCATCGGCATCAACTCGGCCATGTACTCGGCGAGCTCCGCCAGTGGCTCGGGCGGCTCCGCCGCCGGCAGCGTCGGCCTCGGCTTCGCGATCCCGGTCAACACCCTCAAGGCCGACCTCGACACCCTGCGCGCCGGCCACGGCTCCTGA
- a CDS encoding LacI family DNA-binding transcriptional regulator has product MAKVTRDDVARLAGTSTAVVSYVINNGPRPVAPATRERVLAAIKELGYRPDRVAQAMASRRTDLIGMIVPDARQPFFAEMAHAVEQAAAERGKMVLVGNSDYRDEREVHYLRAFLGMRVSGLILVSQGPSERAAAEIEAWDARVVLLHERPEAIDDVAVVTDDVGGAQLATRHLLEHGNAYVACLGGTEETPSVGDPVADHIEGWRRAMHEAGRSTEGRLFQAPYNRYDAYRVALELLSGPDRPPAIFCATDDQAIGVLRAARELRIDVPGELAVAGFDDVKEAGLTDPPLTTVFSDRPAMARAAVDLVLDDSLRVSGSRRERLKQFPSALVVRRSCGCGKPTDRALP; this is encoded by the coding sequence GTGGCCAAGGTGACGCGGGACGATGTGGCGAGACTGGCGGGGACGTCCACCGCGGTGGTCAGTTACGTCATCAACAACGGACCCCGGCCGGTCGCCCCGGCCACGCGCGAGCGGGTGCTCGCCGCGATCAAGGAGCTGGGTTACCGGCCCGACCGGGTCGCCCAGGCGATGGCCTCGCGACGGACCGATCTCATAGGGATGATCGTGCCGGACGCCCGGCAGCCGTTCTTCGCCGAGATGGCCCACGCGGTCGAACAGGCCGCCGCCGAGCGCGGGAAAATGGTCCTCGTCGGCAACTCCGACTACCGCGACGAGCGCGAGGTCCACTACCTGCGGGCCTTCCTCGGCATGCGGGTCTCCGGCCTGATCCTGGTCAGCCAGGGCCCCAGCGAGCGCGCCGCCGCCGAGATAGAGGCGTGGGACGCCCGCGTCGTCCTGCTGCACGAGCGCCCCGAGGCCATCGACGACGTCGCCGTCGTCACGGACGACGTCGGCGGCGCCCAGCTCGCCACCCGCCACCTCCTGGAGCACGGCAACGCGTACGTGGCCTGCCTCGGCGGCACCGAGGAGACCCCCTCCGTCGGCGACCCGGTCGCCGACCACATCGAGGGCTGGCGCCGCGCCATGCACGAAGCGGGCCGCAGCACCGAGGGCCGCCTCTTCCAGGCCCCCTACAACCGGTACGACGCCTACCGGGTGGCGCTGGAGCTGCTCTCCGGCCCCGACAGGCCCCCGGCGATCTTCTGCGCCACGGACGACCAGGCCATCGGCGTCCTGCGGGCCGCGCGCGAGCTGCGCATCGACGTGCCCGGCGAGCTGGCCGTCGCCGGCTTCGACGACGTGAAGGAAGCCGGGCTGACCGATCCGCCGCTGACCACGGTCTTCTCGGACCGCCCGGCGATGGCGCGGGCCGCGGTGGACCTGGTCCTCGACGACTCGCTGCGGGTGTCCGGATCGCGCCGGGAGCGGCTGAAGCAGTTCCCCTCGGCGCTGGTGGTCCGCCGCTCGTGCGGCTGCGGGAAGCCCACGGACCGCGCCCTGCCGTAA
- a CDS encoding response regulator transcription factor, translating into MSALLLLTNALQPSTEVLPALGLLLHSVRVAPAEGPALVDTPGADVILVDGRRDLPQIRSLCQLLRSTGPGCPLILVVTEGGLAAVTADWGVDDVLLDTAGPAEVEARLRLATGRQQIGADDSPMEIRNGDLSVDEATYSAKLKGRVLDLTFKEFELLKYLAQHPGRVFTRAQLLQEVWGYDYFGGTRTVDVHVRRLRAKLGPEHESLIGTVRNVGYRFVAPEKTERPADEDRTAARGVPRSEQPAVADVTEKAPVRPAKR; encoded by the coding sequence ATGAGTGCCCTGCTGCTCCTGACGAACGCCCTCCAGCCCTCGACGGAGGTGCTGCCCGCTCTCGGCCTCCTGCTGCACAGCGTGCGCGTGGCGCCCGCCGAGGGACCCGCACTCGTGGACACCCCCGGCGCCGACGTCATCCTCGTGGACGGGCGCCGCGATCTGCCCCAGATCCGCTCGCTCTGCCAGCTGCTGCGCTCCACCGGGCCCGGCTGCCCGCTGATCCTCGTCGTCACGGAGGGCGGGCTCGCCGCCGTCACCGCCGACTGGGGCGTCGACGACGTCCTGCTGGACACGGCCGGCCCCGCCGAGGTCGAGGCACGGCTGCGGCTGGCGACCGGCCGGCAGCAGATCGGCGCCGACGACTCCCCGATGGAGATCCGCAACGGTGATCTCTCGGTGGACGAGGCGACGTACAGCGCGAAACTCAAGGGCCGGGTACTCGATCTCACGTTCAAGGAATTCGAACTGCTCAAGTATCTGGCGCAGCATCCCGGCCGGGTCTTCACCCGCGCCCAGCTGCTCCAGGAGGTCTGGGGCTACGACTACTTCGGCGGTACGCGGACCGTGGACGTGCACGTACGGCGGCTGCGCGCCAAGCTCGGCCCCGAGCACGAGTCGCTGATCGGCACCGTGCGGAACGTGGGTTACCGGTTCGTCGCTCCCGAGAAGACCGAGCGGCCGGCCGACGAGGACAGGACCGCCGCGCGGGGTGTCCCCCGTTCGGAGCAGCCGGCCGTAGCCGACGTCACGGAGAAAGCCCCGGTCCGGCCTGCCAAGAGGTAG
- a CDS encoding alpha/beta hydrolase family protein, whose amino-acid sequence MSSVSEGRIPDSPVRSVTRGPVRAVLRADDGTRIEAVYDPCTAGNGAGAPAGDPGPAIVVAHGFTGSADRPAVRRAVRAFSRYAGVVTFSFRGHGGSGGLSTVGDREVLDLAAAVDWARSLGHRRVVTAGFSMGGSVVLRHGALYPGGADAVVSVSAPARWYYRGTAPMRRLHWMVTRPEGRLVGRYGFGTRIHHRAWDPVPLSPVGAAALIAPAPLLVVHGDRDPYFPLDHPRMLAAAAGDAGELWLERGMGHAENAADETLLTRIADWAVRA is encoded by the coding sequence ATGAGTTCTGTGTCCGAGGGGAGAATTCCGGATTCCCCTGTTCGCTCGGTCACGCGCGGTCCGGTGCGGGCCGTGTTGCGTGCGGACGACGGGACCCGGATCGAGGCGGTGTACGACCCGTGTACGGCGGGTAACGGCGCGGGTGCCCCGGCCGGTGATCCGGGGCCGGCGATCGTCGTCGCGCATGGGTTCACCGGTTCGGCGGACCGCCCGGCCGTGCGGCGGGCCGTGCGCGCGTTCTCCCGGTACGCGGGCGTGGTGACGTTCTCCTTCCGGGGCCACGGCGGCTCCGGCGGACTGTCCACGGTGGGCGACCGCGAGGTGCTCGACCTGGCCGCCGCCGTCGACTGGGCGCGCTCGCTCGGGCACCGGCGGGTGGTGACCGCGGGCTTCTCGATGGGCGGCTCGGTGGTGCTGCGGCACGGCGCGCTGTACCCGGGCGGGGCGGACGCGGTGGTGTCCGTGAGCGCTCCGGCGCGCTGGTACTACCGGGGTACGGCTCCGATGCGCCGGCTGCACTGGATGGTGACCCGGCCGGAGGGGCGGCTCGTCGGGCGCTACGGATTCGGTACCCGCATCCACCACCGGGCGTGGGACCCGGTCCCGCTCTCCCCGGTCGGGGCCGCCGCCCTGATCGCCCCGGCGCCCCTGCTGGTCGTGCACGGCGACCGCGATCCGTACTTCCCGCTCGACCACCCCCGCATGCTGGCCGCCGCGGCGGGCGACGCGGGGGAACTGTGGCTGGAGCGCGGCATGGGGCACGCGGAGAACGCGGCCGACGAGACCTTGCTCACCCGCATCGCCGACTGGGCGGTCCGGGCGTGA
- a CDS encoding MoaD/ThiS family protein, giving the protein MPAGTIRYWAAAKAAAGTAEEPYAAATLQEALDAVRERHPGELSRVLLRCSFLIDGDPVGTRSHETVRLAEGGTVEVLPPFAGG; this is encoded by the coding sequence ATGCCCGCCGGAACGATCCGATACTGGGCGGCCGCCAAGGCCGCGGCCGGGACCGCGGAGGAGCCGTATGCCGCCGCGACCCTCCAGGAGGCGCTCGACGCGGTGCGCGAACGGCACCCCGGTGAGCTGAGCCGCGTGCTGCTGAGGTGTTCGTTCCTCATCGACGGCGACCCCGTGGGGACCCGCAGCCATGAGACCGTACGCCTTGCCGAGGGCGGCACGGTCGAGGTGCTCCCGCCGTTCGCAGGAGGGTGA
- a CDS encoding LmeA family phospholipid-binding protein has protein sequence MRALRIPVIVLAVLAALFIAVDRVAVYVAESQAEGRVKVEGARIGSTDISIKGFPFLTQVAGSELDEVEVRLTGVETRAGGRSLRISTMNAELRDVRLTDGFSGATAARATGTAVISYEDLTEAASDGVTVEYGGKGKVKVTGTVVIPMLGRTVSRSVLSTVTLIDGRTVRVHADKVPGEGIPGLERLVREKTDFERQVGGLPNGLRLEKIQPTAEGLEIAVTGSDVRLAG, from the coding sequence ATGCGCGCACTGCGAATACCGGTCATCGTCCTGGCGGTCCTGGCGGCGTTGTTCATCGCCGTGGACCGGGTGGCGGTGTACGTCGCCGAGTCGCAGGCCGAGGGCCGGGTGAAGGTCGAGGGCGCGCGGATCGGGTCCACCGACATCTCCATCAAGGGCTTCCCGTTCCTCACCCAGGTCGCCGGCTCCGAGCTGGACGAGGTCGAGGTGAGGCTCACCGGGGTCGAGACCCGCGCCGGCGGCCGCTCGCTGCGGATCTCCACCATGAACGCCGAACTGCGCGACGTCCGGCTGACCGACGGCTTCTCCGGCGCCACCGCCGCCCGCGCCACCGGCACGGCGGTCATCTCGTACGAGGACCTGACCGAGGCCGCCAGTGACGGGGTCACGGTCGAGTACGGCGGCAAGGGCAAGGTGAAGGTGACCGGGACCGTCGTCATCCCGATGCTGGGGCGCACGGTCTCGCGCAGCGTGCTGTCCACCGTCACGCTGATCGACGGCCGCACCGTCCGCGTCCACGCGGACAAGGTGCCGGGTGAGGGCATCCCCGGTCTGGAGCGGCTGGTCCGCGAGAAGACCGACTTCGAGCGCCAGGTCGGCGGGCTGCCGAACGGCCTGCGGCTGGAGAAGATCCAGCCGACCGCCGAGGGCCTGGAGATCGCGGTGACCGGCAGCGATGTACGGCTGGCGGGTTGA